One stretch of Hymenobacter chitinivorans DSM 11115 DNA includes these proteins:
- a CDS encoding DUF2279 domain-containing protein: MSLFFRLCAALGGRLLPVLLLGVSLRASAQQPTGLPTTAPPDSAARFSAGRLPILAGGLVVSYTGAMYLLSQGWYTGPRSQFHWFNDLPEWKQMDKAGHFWGAFHESRGAVDMLRWAGVPDRRATWYGGFVGFLLQSPIELLDGRDPAYGASATDLAANFLGSAGLLGQQLAWNEVRIMPKYSFHTTRYAPLRPNVLGKSLGEQYLKDYNGQTYWLCADLAAWLRPESKWPKWLQPAVGYGAQEMVYNDPDANAALGLHSYRQYYLSLDVNLRRIPTRSKLLKRVFYVASIFHLPAPALEYNSRRGVVLHGLYY; encoded by the coding sequence ATGAGCCTGTTCTTTCGTTTGTGCGCTGCCCTGGGCGGCCGGCTACTGCCGGTATTGCTGCTGGGCGTCAGCCTGCGGGCTTCGGCTCAACAGCCCACCGGCCTGCCCACCACGGCCCCACCCGACTCCGCGGCCCGCTTTTCCGCCGGGCGCCTGCCCATTCTGGCCGGCGGACTGGTCGTGAGCTACACCGGGGCTATGTATTTGCTGAGCCAGGGCTGGTACACGGGGCCGCGCAGCCAGTTTCACTGGTTCAACGACCTGCCCGAGTGGAAGCAAATGGACAAGGCCGGGCACTTCTGGGGGGCCTTCCACGAAAGCCGGGGCGCGGTAGACATGCTGCGCTGGGCCGGCGTGCCCGACCGGCGTGCCACCTGGTACGGGGGCTTCGTGGGGTTTCTGCTGCAGAGCCCCATCGAGCTGCTCGACGGGCGTGACCCGGCCTACGGGGCTTCGGCTACCGATTTGGCGGCCAACTTCCTGGGCTCGGCCGGCCTGCTCGGGCAGCAGCTGGCCTGGAACGAGGTGCGTATCATGCCCAAGTACTCGTTTCACACCACGCGCTACGCCCCGCTGCGGCCCAACGTGCTGGGCAAAAGCCTGGGTGAACAGTACCTGAAGGACTACAACGGGCAGACCTACTGGCTCTGCGCCGACCTGGCCGCCTGGCTGCGGCCCGAAAGCAAGTGGCCTAAGTGGCTGCAGCCCGCCGTGGGCTACGGAGCCCAGGAAATGGTGTACAACGACCCCGACGCCAACGCCGCCCTGGGCCTGCACTCCTACCGCCAGTACTACCTCAGCCTCGACGTGAACCTGCGCCGCATCCCGACCCGCAGCAAGCTGCTGAAGCGCGTATTCTACGTGGCCAGCATCTTCCACCTGCCCGCCCCGGCCCTGGAGTACAACTCCCGCCGCGGCGTGGTGCTGCACGGGCTGTATTATTAG
- a CDS encoding N-acetylglucosamine kinase — protein MILIADGGSTKSSWCQLDETGNRVYFNTEGYNPDFMQTAAIAASLDKNLPETLERGAVREVHYYGAGVSSSKKADVIAQAMRQIFPNANVDVDHDLLASARALLGHKPGFAAILGTGTNSCLYDGEKITYNVDSLGYFLGDEGSGSFIGKRLMRDYLRGLLPDGLQDIFREEYKLTREDILDRLYNQPLPNRFLASFGKFAYDHNNISYCREIVLQGFETFFENIVLHYPNYQDYTFNCVGSVAYNFRDALFQVARSHGMEVGKIIRSPIDDLVSYHEEQV, from the coding sequence ATGATTCTCATTGCCGACGGCGGCTCGACCAAGAGCAGCTGGTGTCAGCTCGACGAGACTGGCAACCGGGTGTACTTCAACACTGAGGGTTACAACCCCGACTTCATGCAAACGGCCGCCATTGCCGCTTCGCTCGACAAAAACCTACCCGAGACGCTGGAGCGCGGGGCCGTGCGCGAAGTGCACTACTACGGCGCGGGCGTTTCGTCCTCGAAGAAAGCCGATGTCATTGCCCAGGCCATGCGGCAGATTTTCCCCAATGCCAACGTCGACGTGGACCACGACCTGCTGGCCTCGGCCCGGGCCCTGCTGGGCCACAAGCCCGGCTTTGCCGCCATCCTGGGCACGGGCACGAACTCCTGCCTCTACGACGGCGAGAAAATCACCTATAACGTGGATTCGCTGGGGTATTTTCTCGGCGACGAAGGCTCGGGCTCGTTCATCGGTAAGCGCCTGATGCGCGACTACCTGCGCGGCCTGCTGCCCGACGGCCTGCAGGACATTTTCCGGGAGGAGTACAAGCTCACCCGCGAGGATATCCTGGACCGGCTCTACAACCAGCCCCTGCCCAACCGGTTTCTGGCCAGCTTCGGCAAGTTTGCCTACGACCACAACAACATCAGCTACTGCCGCGAAATCGTGCTGCAGGGCTTTGAGACGTTCTTCGAGAACATTGTGCTGCACTACCCCAACTACCAGGACTACACCTTCAACTGCGTGGGCTCGGTGGCCTACAACTTCCGCGACGCCCTGTTTCAGGTGGCCCGCAGCCACGGCATGGAAGTCGGCAAAATCATCCGCTCCCCTATCGACGACCTGGTGAGCTACCACGAGGAGCAGGTGTAG
- a CDS encoding DUF4961 domain-containing protein, with amino-acid sequence MKILRLLLGLMLLLSGGITAVQAQVVTTQPTFFRDTDQVTLTFDATQGNGALAGFTGPVYIWTGVITDKSTSNSDWKYVKSPSFNTPDPAALLTRSTTNANLYTITFTPRTFYGVPATDQILKLAMIFKNGDGSVVGRATGGGDIFVDVTQGSALSVRLQAPATPGGGNPLFVTAGSQLNAGGTASASSLMALYLNKTLITQQANTTSLNGVVTPTQLGRNVIRLTATAGGTTVADSIIVIIRPTVTVAALPAGAKDGITYLNGGTSVILKLTAPNKQFAYVLGEFNNFQPVEANYMKQTPDGNNWWVQLDGLTPGQEYAYQYLVDGNLRVADPYSEKVLDPSNDPGIPARTYPNLKAYPTGKTTGIVSVLQTNQAAYQWQTSTFARPARTDMVVYELHLRDFLAYHDYQTLRDTLNYLQRLGVNTVELMPINEFEGNESWGYNPSFYFAPDKYYGPKNELKRLVDECHRRGIAVVLDMVLNHSFGQSPMVQLYFQNDKPAANSPWFNQDATHPFNVGYDFNHESPFTKYFAKRVMEFWLQEYKVDGYRFDLSKGFTQRNNPTNVGAWGAYDQSRIDIWKDYYDFMKSVDPNVYCILEHFADNSEEKVLADYGMMLWGNLNYNYNEATMGYVSTSDFSSGYFGARGWQNPNLVTYMESHDEERLMFKNLAYGNQANPAHNVRDLNTALARNEAAAAFFFTVPGPKMIWQFGEMGYDVSIDENGRVGNKPIRWEYYQNANRRKLYNTYRELIALKKTQAVFKTGTYTQQLSGATKSIHLSDANLKVTVLGNFDVTAQPINPEFQQTGKWYNYMTDDSITVSSTTAPLTLQPGQYAVYTSKRLKKATVLSTKLRATEALRLTAAPNPTSSTAQVRYELTTPATVTVTVQNLLGATVRTVSSGSKQPTGAYQLSLPVQDLANGIYLIRLSTGQLTQTTRLVVQH; translated from the coding sequence ATGAAAATACTTCGACTATTGCTGGGGCTGATGTTGCTCCTGAGTGGCGGAATTACGGCGGTCCAGGCCCAGGTCGTGACCACCCAGCCCACTTTTTTCCGCGACACGGATCAAGTCACGCTCACCTTCGACGCCACTCAGGGCAACGGTGCCCTGGCCGGCTTCACGGGCCCGGTCTACATCTGGACCGGCGTGATTACCGACAAGAGCACTTCCAACTCGGACTGGAAGTACGTGAAGAGCCCGTCGTTTAACACGCCCGACCCGGCGGCCCTGCTCACGCGCAGCACCACCAACGCCAACCTGTACACCATCACCTTCACGCCCCGGACCTTCTACGGCGTGCCCGCTACCGACCAGATTCTGAAGCTGGCCATGATTTTCAAGAATGGCGACGGTTCCGTAGTCGGTCGGGCTACCGGCGGCGGCGACATTTTCGTGGACGTAACCCAGGGCTCGGCCCTGTCGGTGCGGCTGCAGGCCCCGGCCACGCCCGGCGGTGGCAATCCGCTGTTCGTGACTGCCGGCAGCCAGCTCAATGCGGGTGGCACGGCTTCGGCCAGCTCCCTGATGGCCCTGTACCTGAACAAAACCCTGATTACCCAGCAAGCCAACACCACTTCGCTCAACGGCGTGGTAACGCCGACCCAGCTCGGCCGCAACGTCATCCGGTTGACGGCTACCGCCGGCGGCACCACGGTTGCCGACTCCATCATCGTCATCATCCGGCCAACCGTAACGGTAGCCGCGCTGCCCGCCGGGGCTAAAGATGGTATTACCTACCTCAACGGCGGCACCTCGGTGATTCTGAAGCTGACCGCGCCCAACAAGCAGTTTGCCTACGTGCTGGGTGAGTTCAACAACTTCCAGCCCGTGGAGGCCAACTACATGAAGCAGACCCCCGACGGCAACAACTGGTGGGTGCAGCTCGACGGCCTGACCCCCGGCCAGGAATATGCCTACCAGTATTTGGTGGATGGCAACCTGCGCGTGGCCGACCCTTACTCGGAAAAAGTGCTGGACCCCAGCAATGACCCGGGCATTCCGGCCCGCACGTATCCCAACCTGAAGGCTTACCCCACGGGCAAAACGACCGGCATCGTGTCGGTGCTGCAAACCAACCAGGCCGCCTACCAGTGGCAAACCAGCACCTTCGCCCGCCCGGCCCGCACCGATATGGTGGTGTACGAGCTGCACCTGCGCGACTTCCTGGCCTACCACGACTACCAGACCCTGCGCGACACGCTCAACTACCTGCAGCGCCTGGGCGTGAATACCGTGGAGCTGATGCCCATCAACGAGTTTGAAGGCAACGAAAGCTGGGGCTACAACCCCTCGTTCTACTTTGCCCCCGATAAGTACTACGGCCCCAAGAATGAGCTCAAGCGTCTTGTCGATGAGTGCCACCGCCGCGGTATTGCCGTGGTGCTGGACATGGTTCTGAACCACTCATTTGGCCAGTCGCCGATGGTGCAGCTCTACTTCCAGAACGACAAGCCCGCCGCCAACAGCCCCTGGTTCAACCAGGACGCTACCCACCCCTTCAACGTGGGCTACGACTTCAACCACGAAAGCCCGTTCACCAAGTACTTCGCCAAGCGCGTGATGGAGTTCTGGCTCCAGGAATACAAGGTGGATGGCTACCGCTTCGACTTATCCAAAGGCTTTACCCAGCGCAACAACCCCACCAACGTGGGAGCCTGGGGCGCCTACGACCAGTCGCGCATCGACATCTGGAAGGATTACTACGACTTCATGAAGAGCGTGGACCCGAACGTGTACTGCATCCTGGAGCACTTCGCCGACAATTCCGAGGAGAAAGTGCTGGCCGACTACGGCATGATGCTGTGGGGCAACCTGAACTACAACTACAACGAGGCCACCATGGGCTACGTCAGCACTTCCGACTTCAGCTCGGGCTACTTCGGGGCCCGGGGCTGGCAGAATCCCAACCTGGTGACCTACATGGAAAGCCACGACGAGGAGCGCCTCATGTTCAAGAATCTGGCCTACGGCAACCAGGCCAACCCCGCCCACAACGTGCGCGACCTGAACACGGCCCTGGCCCGCAACGAAGCCGCCGCGGCCTTCTTCTTCACCGTGCCCGGCCCGAAGATGATCTGGCAGTTTGGCGAAATGGGCTACGACGTGAGCATCGATGAAAACGGCCGCGTGGGCAATAAGCCGATCCGCTGGGAGTACTACCAGAATGCCAACCGCCGCAAGCTCTACAACACCTACCGGGAGCTGATTGCGCTGAAGAAAACCCAGGCGGTGTTCAAAACCGGCACTTACACCCAGCAGCTGAGCGGGGCCACCAAGTCGATTCACCTCTCCGACGCCAACCTCAAAGTAACGGTACTCGGCAACTTTGACGTGACGGCCCAGCCCATCAACCCCGAGTTTCAGCAAACCGGCAAGTGGTACAACTACATGACCGACGACTCCATCACGGTGTCGAGCACCACGGCCCCGCTCACGCTGCAGCCCGGCCAGTACGCCGTCTACACCTCGAAGCGCCTCAAGAAGGCCACCGTGCTCAGCACCAAGCTGCGCGCCACCGAGGCCCTGCGCCTGACGGCCGCTCCGAACCCGACGAGCAGCACGGCCCAGGTCCGCTACGAGCTGACCACCCCCGCCACCGTCACCGTGACCGTGCAAAACCTGCTGGGCGCCACCGTGCGCACCGTTAGCTCGGGCAGCAAGCAGCCCACCGGTGCCTACCAGCTCAGCCTGCCCGTGCAGGATTTGGCCAACGGTATCTACCTCATCCGCCTCAGCACCGGCCAGCTGACCCAGACCACCCGCTTGGTGGTGCAGCACTAA